A genomic region of Haliotis asinina isolate JCU_RB_2024 chromosome 1, JCU_Hal_asi_v2, whole genome shotgun sequence contains the following coding sequences:
- the LOC137282539 gene encoding Na(+)/citrate cotransporter-like, which yields MAVSKTLKDLWKIRTLLILFLTPILLLPLPILIPTREGRCAYVVIMMAVFWISESLPISVTALLPVFMFPLLSVVEAKVISKAYMNDTIMVFLGGLCMAVAVEHWNIHRRIALRILMSVGSEPRWLMLGLMIATWFLSMWISNTATTAMMIPIANAILMQLKDTKDRSKDEGEIEMNWKESSNDKKAEKEEKEPPVEKLQVQPSDGSDISDEAEFTRLKKALSLCIAYRANSGGIASLTGTGPNLVLKGQTDELYNARGIESPVNFASWMAYGFPLSVVVLIVCWCWLNILYLRCKVLCTCFSDDPIRKIQSRKVRNVIVTEYKKLGPITYAQANVMVLFGLLVIFWVSRDLGGVGGWGDRFDHNLVKDSTPAVFLAVLLFVFPSKLPRVFCLRKNSYEMTEEEKAEAEAPITPLLTWKVLHEKMPWALFLLLGGGYALAKGCEESGLSYWIGTQLQVMKGLNPWLLLLIICYVCAAATEVTSNTATATLVMPILSNLAIGTGVNPLFYMFPAALSVSFAYMLPAATPPNAIVFGYGHIKVSDMATAGIMMNILAVPLLLMATATWGNAIFHFDVVPEPFRLNATLPVDIT from the exons GAGGGACGATGTGCCTACGTTGTTATAATGATGGCGGTGTTTTGGATCTCCGAGTCGCTGCCAATCTCGGTGACAGCGCTGCTTCCAGTCTTCATGTTCCCGCTCCTCAGTGTAGTGGAGGCTAAAGTCATATCCAAGGCTTACATGAAT GATACAATCATGGTTTTCCTTGGTGGACTGTGCATGGCTGTTGCTGTAGAACACTGGAACATCCACAGAAGAATCGCGCTGCGCATTTTGATGTCGGTTGGGTCCGAACCAAGATG GTTAATGCTTGGGTTGATGATAGCAACATGGTTTCTGTCGATGTGGATCAGCAACACCGCAACAACGGCGATGATGATCCCAATAGCCAACGCCATTCTCATGCAGCTGAAGGATACGAAAGACCGGTCTAAAGACGAGGGAG AAATTGAAATGAATTGGAAAGAATCAAGTAACGACAAAAAGGCTGAAAAGGAAGAAAAGGAACCACCAGTGGAGAAGTTACAGGTCCAACCGTC CGATGGATCAGACATATCCGACGAAGCAGAGTTTACCCGTTTGAAGAAGGCTCTGTCTCTATGTATTGCGTATAGAGCTAACTCCGGTGGCATCGCAAGTCTTACAGGAACTGGACCAAATCTCGTTCTGAAAGGGCAAACAGATGA ACTATACAACGCCCGTGGTATTGAGTCCCCCGTCAACTTTGCCTCCTGGATGGCCTACGGATTCCCCTTGTCTGTTGTCGTCCTCATTGTCTGCTGGTGCTGGCTCAACATTCTGTACCTTAGATGCAA GGTTCTCTGCACTTGCTTCAGCGATGATCCTATAAGAAAGATCCAGTCCCGGAAAGTGAGAAACGTCATCGTGACAGAGTACAAGAAACTTGGCCCCATCAC GTACGCCCAGGCCAATGTCATGGTCTTATTTGGTCTACTGGTTATATTCTGGGTCTCTCGAGATCTCGGAGGAGTTGGTGGCTGGGGAGATCGATTTGACCATAA CTTGGTAAAAGATTCGACCCCTGCAGTTTTCTTAGCAGTGCTGCTGTTTGTTTTTCCTTCCAAACTACCACGTGTCTTTTGTCTCCGGAAAAATT cgtatgaaatgactgaagaagAGAAGGCAGAAGCGGAGGCTCCAATCACACCGTTACTGACGTGGAAGGTCCTCCACGAGAAGATGCCATGGGCACTCTTCCTCCTGCTAGGAGGCGGGTATGCTCTTGCTAAGGGCTGTGAG GAGTCGGGCCTGTCTTACTGGATAGGTACTCAGCTGCAGGTGATGAAGGGCCTGAATCCGTGGCTACTGCTTCTGATTATCTGTTACGTGTGTGCTGCAGCAACAGAGGTCACCAGCaacacagcaacagcaacactTGTTATGCCGATCCTCTCCAACCTG GCTATTGGAACTGGAGTGAACCCGTTGTTCTACATGTTCCCGGCAGCCCTCTCTGTTTCATTTGCATACATGTTGCCCGCTGCCACGCCCCCAAACGCCATCGTCTTTGGCTACGGCCACATCAAAGTGTCCGACATG GCGACAGCTGGAATCATGATGAACATTTTGGCCGTACCTCTGTTGCTCATGGCAACTGCCACATGGGGAAACGCCATTTTCCATTTTGATGTTGTCCCAGAGCCCTTCAGACTCAACGCAACCCTTCCGGTGGACATCACTTAA